GGCTCTCAGGGCAATGTGGTGTAAGGACCAATAGTTTGTTAGTATAGCCTTAAAGGCTATTTGTAATATTTGGCATTGATGTCCTGTGTAATTAGATGCTGTAGCAGAGAAAGTTAAAACAGGAAGGTTTTCCACAAGGCTATAGGTGGCGAGTTTGGATATGTTGGTTGTTGGAAATTTAATCAGGATGAGGGCTTTATCTCAATATAGAAGTTTATATGGTAGGATTAGAAGTTAATGGCACATTGCCTCTATTGCATTATTGATGTTTTTACCATGTATGTGTACAAATGCTTAATTGTGCTTGTGTGTGGTGTGCGAGGTGGATGCCTGGTGTGCGTCTACATGTCGTCTTACACTACACTAAAGGCCATTCTTGTTCAACCTGGTGGCGTGCTGTGTGGATTGACATTTGTATGTATAGAAGTTTATATGGTAGGATTAGAAGTTAATGGCACATTGCCTCTATTGCATTATTGATGTTTTTACCATGTATGTGCACAAATGCTTAATTGTGCTTGTGTGTGGTGTGCGAGGTGGATGCCTGGTGTGCGTCTACATGTCGTCTTACACTACACTAAAGGCCATTCTTGTTCAACCTGGTGGCGTGCTGTGTGGATTGACATTTGTATGTGTGTGCTTGTTTGCATGTTCTGGCGTGAAGTGGGTCCCAATATCCTTCTATTGCTGAAGAAATTAAAAGTGTTGCAAGTGCTGATCCTGCCCTTCGAAAGCTTTTTGTTCGGGGTTTAGCATGGAATACTACTTCAGAAACTTTGTGTGCTGTGAGTGTTTGCTGCCTGCTGGATATGCATTTTGTTTTTTGTGAATTCTCCCTGTTATACGCTTATATGACTATTGGTCACTGACACAAATAAATGATAATGTATCCAAAGTTTCGATGTGTATTTTCTTTAATCTCACGTTCTTCGTCATGCAATTTTGGGGTGTTAATGTGAACATCTGGACTTATTTATGTTGAGTGAATGATTTTATGCAGGCCTTTATAGAGCATGGTGAAATTGAAGAGGGTGCTGTGATATACGACAAAGTGACAGGAAAATCGCGTGGTTATGGTTTTGTTACTTTCAAAGATATGGAGTCTGCTCAGACGGCTCTAAAAGCACCTAGTAAAATGATAGATGTGAGTATTTTAGTTCATACCTTGCAGACAAAATTGAAGGTGtttacaatttaaataaataaccACCAGCACCCCTGAGTTGAACTTCTcctttccattttatttacCCACATATTTGTTTCAGGGTCGTATGGCTGTTTGTAACCTTGCGAGTGAAGGGCTAAGCAGCAACAGCATAACACCTGATCAAGCCCAAAGGAAATTGTACGTTGGTGGTTTGTCACCTGAGACGACCAGTGAAATGCTGCTCGCCTTCTTCAGTAGGCATGGTGAGATTGAAGAGGGTTCCGTTGCTTATGAAAAGGACACAAATAAATCACGGTAAAAAAACCTCCTCTCTTCAACGCGAAGAACAATTCTCCCCCTATATCTGGTCTGATGGATTTTGTCCTTTTGTACAGCGGTTTCGGCTTTGTTACCTACAAGACTGTCGAGGCAGCAAAGAGAGCTATAGACGACCCCCAAAAATTGCTCGGAGTGAGTTTCCTTAATATAAAGACTCTTCTTTGAACTGTAAAAGATGGATACGTAAAATATCTCCCATCTCATCAATTGCAGGGAAGAAACATCACTGCCAAGCTAGCCGATAACTACAAAGGGAAGGTTACACAATCACAGATACCATCATCCGCAGTTCCAGTGCCTGTACATATGAACGGTGGAGCCCCTATGGGGTACGGCTATCCCCAACCGATGGCAGCATATCCGCCTGCTTCCTATACTAACCCACAAACAGCAGCAGCTCCTCCTTATGCTGTCCTTCCACATTACTCTTATCCTCAGTATGGTGTTAAGAAAGACACGCCTCCTCCACAAATGGCCATGGGGGGCTACCCTTCTTACTACATGCCCAAGCAATGACCACCTTAACCCTAACTACTAGTAAGGTAATGCTTAGCGCTGATGCACATGTAATTTTTCTTCGATGGCTTCACCGGTTTCTCTCTCTGATCGTAGCTGggagaagagagaaagaaactCAAGTAGAGAAGAAGCTGCATGCTCTGATGCCAATTACTAATTAATGtttgaatgatttttttttctttcatctttaaTGATTTTGTTAGCCGTTCTGTATTTCGTAATAATGTTGACTTGTCCTTGCAATTTATTTGCTTCGTTTTTCTGATGTGCATATATTGGTTAAGGAGAGAAAATACTCAAAAGTTTGACAAACTAACAAGAGCGGTAATGATCACTTATAGCATCTCCTACTTCATCTCCTAATGCATCAATTTTCGAGCGATGTTTCCAGGTTTTGAGACCATCATAATGTCACTCTGAAACCCGAAATAGAGTAACAAAATAGCTCCAATGGTACTGCAAAACATATATCAATTTAGGCTTTTGAACAAGATATATCCATTTTTGGTTTACACTAAAACAAGCATTaattcaattttcaaattttgtgagtgtaaaaagtaATTGGACGTTGAATATGCTTTTAAGTTTAAATTTGGTATAAATGGTTAAAGTAAAATCAACATTTGAGGAGTAAtatatttacactaaaatggatttgaatttagtgttcttttataaagagaaaaagtaatagTTACCTATTTACTTTGTGGTGATTCGAACCATTGACCTATTAGTTAAAGAGGAAGCGTCTTACCAACTGAGCTTCACTTCGTCCTCTGGGTTTCAATTTAGTATAAATGGTCGGAGATGCtcttaatataaattttaagtaACTACGATTGCTCTTATTTGCTGAAgtaattacctaattatgaatTCGACGAAATAGTTATTTTTTGCAAAGTATATtccaaattatttttatttatgaatttCGTAAAACGTCAATTATGACACGTTCATAGTATGAcattataaattatactccctctgtccccaaagaagatgcactttggggtcgacacgagttttaatgtaaaattatgaAGGTaaaagagaggtagagagaaaaagtaattaaagtattgttagtggggaatatgagtctcacttattagagtgaaaagagtttccaaaagtggagagtgcatattcttgtgggacggactaaaaatgaaatagtgcatattcttgtgggatggagagagtattcaGTTTTCTATGAAATATTATTTACTTTCTTTCTACTTCAAAAGTTTCATTGTTTGCTCCGTCCTCTATTAGAGGTCCTAATTTACCATTCTAGTTTGTCCGTGTTTAAAAGTTAcaattcacttttactataaataatagaTAGAATACACATTACACTAATGCATCACAATATTTTATTAGAAaacttatatataaaaattataaacttatatataaaaattataaaactaaaatataaaaatggatTTGAGTTGGAAGAGGGGTACCTATGTAAAAATGGGTCCCAAAGTAATAAAATCTTTATTCCAAAAATGTAAAAAGGTTGCAAAGgtaaatctcacaaacaaacaCACGCGAGAGATATCGTGTTGTTTCAAAATGGCGTCTTAAGCCTTAAAACACATATGGGCCAAGAGTTGAAATTGTATAGATATGTTATATCAGCCCAAAATATAAGTATTTAAAATGGGCTCTATAAGTAGTAATGGCAGCCAGCTGTTTGACGTGTGGACCCGAAAATAAAGATTAAGACAGCCCAAAGAAAAACATTTGGacttattatgtaatttttcacgCACATATGTTTCCTTTCAATTTCCTAAAAGTAAATTTCATACCTAAACACGTGTTTTCTTAATTCAACCATCTAAAAAAAATGTGCCTTCAGGTGCGATGCTCATAATGATTTTCATCTGATAGAAAAATATGGCACTCcccaaatgaaaagaaaattatgtctaattatgtttttttgtatTAGAGTAGTAACATGTctaattatgtttttatttatttatttatttatgttattaTTTAACATGTCtaattatgttatttatttatttatttatttatttatattattattgctTAGGGCATTCACGATAGAATCATGTGTCACGTGTGTGACGTTAACGGGACATGCCGCATTGGATAAGTCAGATTCCACGTGACATGACACGGACCGTCATACCACACGCATGTGACTCGGTCGTAGTGCACGCACTAGTCAAAATGATCGCAATGTGTGTAGTCATTTTCTTcgatttcatttttagttttgaattttatattattttctactgcttttaaaaaaaataattttatagtaaATGAAGTTATCGGTAATCTCCTTCATATAAATAACATCCTTACGTATTACTCTACTCACACCTCAAAATCATCCTTTTGTCCAAAATTTTCTCgttctttcttattttctttcaattatattatctatgtcctaaaaaatgaaacgtttttcttttttattatccCATTAAAAAGGTAACgttttcaaaaaatgaaaacaacatcatctcaattttttcctctctcttatttttgtCTATCTTCATTAACTCGCAAAACAACATTGCATTcaaaaaccaaatgtttcatatttattacgATAGAATgagtacaattttttttttcaattttcatccaAATTCTCTCTCACTATTATCAACATCatctacatttttttttcttttcaaattaCAGTGATGGTTAATAAACATTTCGAGGAGTGGCCTAGAGTAAATGGGTACTCTACTTATAAACAATTTCAGTGTATTTGTCGAAAAAAGTAACTCTCATTATGAAATGCCTATTGACCTGGCTCCACGTACCGGTGTCGTGACGTGACTACACAACTGATGTATGTATATGCCTCATATAGTTTGTACACCTTGTGGGGCTCCGTGTTTGGAGAACATTCAAATTGTCGACTCTGCGAAAGAAGTGGAAATTTCCACCCAATGTTATGTTCCACAACGAAAATCATGTGATATTTGAATCTCTACAGCTATCAGCAAAGATCCAATCAAAGGTGTTTTGGGAGATAATTAGGGAAATGTGCAATAAGGACCTTACTATAGTAGGGTCAAcccaaaaatctaaaaattatGTGTCATCTATCTAACAACTTTGAGAGGTAACGGACGAGCATGGACAAACGGGACGGGATTGATATTCTTAAGGATGCAATGTACAACTATCTAATTGATAAAAGTAAGTCTTTTAAGAAAAGTTCTACGCATCGAAAAGTGGGAGAATAGGTCGTGTCCAAGATAACAAAGCACACAACCTACACTCAATTCCCTACCAGTGGCTTAGCTAGCCCCATTTCGATTAACGAGGTGGGTGGGAGTGTTTTGTCGTAAATTTACACTCAATTTACCAGTGGCTTAGCTAGCCTCTAGCTCCAACTTTGGCACCCGTAGTGATTTGTAACGCTTGGTGGTACAGCCCAACCATGATGACATACTTAATGTCTGTGTTAACCAGCAGCCCTCGGCATGCATTGGATTGTGTCTATAAATAGGCAACCTCCATACATCATACACATTAATGCATTCTTATTTGCATAGCTATCTTGCTTTCTCTGCACAGTTTTatgtcgaagctctgctctcGATAGCATCCGATttgccggagctctgctgattttatctttgagagcatccacaatggggtgctctatgctccgccacatcagcattttatcctcctacccattcacctgcagtgggatgccctataggccggcctatagtccgccctaaacattttatttatttgaatatttaaaacactacagaaattggaaaaaaactacaaattctcaATGGCTGTTACGGTttcaaacttcttcaatcatgtcgttcatgagccgagcatggtcttgttggttgcgcattgaggcatgtctagatagaacctcattgaagcccatcggtaatcctcgaacgtgggacagggtcgccgtgctggagctagatccaccttcatcatcgccTCAATCGGTGACTCTTCCAACTTCGTgttcaactatcatgttatgcaagatgatgcacgcatacatgacatcggcgatgacttccttgaactaGAAACGCGCCGGACCtctcactattgcccaccgcgcttggagcacaccaaatgcccgctccacatccttccgcgcagcctcctgcttttgaGCAAATAAAACTCTCCTGTCACCCATtaggcagctgatcgtctttacaaaaacaggccaccttgggtatatgccatcggccaagtagtaccccatatgatattggcatccgttggcagtgaactcgatggctgggtcgttgccattgcattgctcggtgaagaggttggatgagttgaggacgttgatgtcgttatTCGACCCCACTACACCGAAGTAAgtatgccagatccagagccgatggtcagcgacggcttcgaggatcatcgtcgggtggatgcccttgtatccactagtaaattggcctctccacgccgtcagGCAATTATTCCACTCCCAGTGTATacaatcgatgctccctagcattccaggaaagtcgtgcaccatctcgtgcatcttcatcagggccTGGCAATCCTCAACAGTCGGttttcgcaaatatgtgttgctataagcctccacaactcccctacaaaaattcttcaggcactcgcggccagttgtctccccgacgtgaaggtactcgtcgaacatgtccgccaTGGTGctgtaggccaactgccggagagcaaccgtgcacttctgcaaaggcgtaaGTCCAggtctgccgatgccatcttcacgatactggaagtattcatcacgtgcctccaacgtttggacaatgctgagaaaaagatctCGCTGCATTATAAAATGGCGGTGAAAAACCGTAGGGCCCCACCATGattgctcggcaaaatagtctgcgaacagacgttggtgagctacgTCGTGCTCACGGTGGACAAACGTCCTTTGTCGAATCGGCCTCGGGATCTGCACCGCCGCCTGGGCCTGCTCCGTCGCTTCGTGCTCCATTTCGACTAAGCATTTCACCGCAGCCTCATGATCCAATCGAATAAGGCCCGAGTAATGCCCTCCGATgtactccagtcgtcgccgGGTCTCATTTTATTTAGTGAGAAAGATAGGGAGTGGAATATTGGTGTGTAGGgaaagtgagagatgagagagaattattggtgtgggaaatggaagagaaatggaggtttaaatagaaaagaaattcgaaaaaaaaagaaaacgcgttgcatcgtccgcgtcgcccgcagtggggcggacgatgcgtgCTCGAAAGCCTATCGTCTGCAtggctacagtggcggacgaaagtccgccccactgtggatgctctgaggATAGCACACCAATTCAAGAGCATTGTCAGAGCGTACTAaacttagagcatccccatccatgctcttaggcaagagcatggaAGTAGGTCCGAacccacttttatttatttttactccctgctcttccccaagagcacaacacccacatccatgctcttccgcaaggacatgctatagggtcccaccattctattattcaatttaaataaaaacatttccacaatattagaatgaattaaaaatacccggaatactattacaaattaccaaaaaattattaattacataattcaaatcctacaaatttaaaagtacataattaaagtcctaaaaattaaaaattacataattaaaatcctaaaaaataaaaattacataattaaaaaatatctatGATTATGTTTAGATAGTGGAATCGGGATCCGCAGCCATGTCGCCTCTTGCTATTTTAATTTTCTGC
This portion of the Salvia splendens isolate huo1 chromosome 10, SspV2, whole genome shotgun sequence genome encodes:
- the LOC121750148 gene encoding UBP1-associated protein 2C-like, with protein sequence MEDLKKRKLDELGNSEVSPNSKDSTANSTIEELRALLDPLAKPQLVDILARAGSQYPSIAEEIKSVASADPALRKLFVRGLAWNTTSETLCAAFIEHGEIEEGAVIYDKVTGKSRGYGFVTFKDMESAQTALKAPSKMIDGRMAVCNLASEGLSSNSITPDQAQRKLYVGGLSPETTSEMLLAFFSRHGEIEEGSVAYEKDTNKSRGFGFVTYKTVEAAKRAIDDPQKLLGGRNITAKLADNYKGKVTQSQIPSSAVPVPVHMNGGAPMGYGYPQPMAAYPPASYTNPQTAAAPPYAVLPHYSYPQYGVKKDTPPPQMAMGGYPSYYMPKQ